Part of the Halorhabdus utahensis DSM 12940 genome, TGACCGCCGCGAGGTGCATGACAATGTCGGAGCCGTCGAGAGCGTCTGCCAAGCGGTCGCGCTTCCGGACGTCGACGTGTTCGATGGTGACGTCGCCGACCTCACGGACTTTGCCCAGATAGAAGTTGTCGATCGCCGTGAGTTCCCACTCCGGGTGGGCCGCCTGGAGGCGGTCGAGGACGCGCGAGCCGATGAAGCCCGCCGCGCCGGTGACAGCGATCGAGAGCGGTTCGTCGGGGTCGAAGGAATCATTCTCAGTCATGCATCGATCTCCTGACGGTCGCGAAGGACGGTGGCAAGATCGCCAACGCCATTCCGGAGCGTCCATTCGGGCTCGAACCCGGTCTCTTCGAGGCGGTCGAAGTTGACGTGATAGGAGGGTCCGGGATGTTCGTCTTCGAGATACGTCACGTCGACAGGTGCAACCTCCTCGCTGACGATGTCAGCGATCTCGCTGATCCGGTAATTGCCAGCCTCGCTGCCGACGTTGTAGACGGCCTTCGGCCACGAGTCGGGGTTGCGTGCTGCGTGGGCGAACGCCCGGGCGGAATCCCGGACGTGGATGAACGGCCGCCAGTTCGACCCGTCGCCGTAGACCGTCAGCGGCCGGCCGGTCAACGCCCGGAAGACGAAGTGGTTGACCACCAGGTTGAACCGGACGCCGGGGGCGAACCCGTAGTTTGTGCTCATCCGGAGGGAAGTCGCGTTCGCGTCGGTCTCGTCCGCAAAGTCGGCGACGGCGTCTTCGGCGGCGACTTTCGCCTCAGCGTAGGGATTCAGCGGATCGGGCTCGGTCGTCTCGTCGATGTCAGTCGTCGCTGCGCGGCCGTAGTTGTTACACGAGGAGGCAAAGACGAGGTTCCCGACATCGAGTTTCCGCGCCGCGGTGACGACGTTCTCGGTGCCTTCCAGATTGACCGCCATCGTCTCTTCGCGGCGGTCGTGGGTGCTCGCCGCACCGGTGATCGCCGCGAGGTGGATCACCGTGTCGACCCCGCGCATGGCGCTCTCGACGTCGCCGTACTCCCTGACGTCGCCGCGTCGGAACTCCAGATCGCCGTCGACGCGCGCTTCGAGTAGATGGCGTGGCGACCCGCTGGCGAGCGAGTCGAGCACGACGATCCGGCCCACGTCGGGGGCGTCGGCGAGCAGGGGCAGCAATGCGCTGCCGATGTAGCCCATCCCGCCCGTTACGAGTACGTCCATGACAGTCGGTCAGTCCTCGTCGTCTGTCAGCACGCCCGGGAGGAACCGATCCTCGTGGGCCGTGATCCGA contains:
- a CDS encoding NAD-dependent epimerase/dehydratase family protein, with product MDVLVTGGMGYIGSALLPLLADAPDVGRIVVLDSLASGSPRHLLEARVDGDLEFRRGDVREYGDVESAMRGVDTVIHLAAITGAASTHDRREETMAVNLEGTENVVTAARKLDVGNLVFASSCNNYGRAATTDIDETTEPDPLNPYAEAKVAAEDAVADFADETDANATSLRMSTNYGFAPGVRFNLVVNHFVFRALTGRPLTVYGDGSNWRPFIHVRDSARAFAHAARNPDSWPKAVYNVGSEAGNYRISEIADIVSEEVAPVDVTYLEDEHPGPSYHVNFDRLEETGFEPEWTLRNGVGDLATVLRDRQEIDA